From the genome of Pseudonocardia sp. EC080619-01:
ACGAGCTGACCCACATCGTCGACATCCAGGTCGGCGTGCTGGGCGACCGGCTCGCGAAGCGGCGGCTGACGCTCGAGGTCTCCGACGCGGCCCGCGAGTGGCTGGCGATGAACGGGTTCGACCCGGTCTTCGGCGCCCGGCCGCTGCGCCGGCTGGTGCAGAGCTCGATCGGTGATCAGCTCGCCCGCGAGCTGCTGTCCGGATCGGTGCGCGAGGGCGACACCGTGCGGGTCGATCTCGACCCGTCGGCGTCCGGCGGGACCGGTGCGCTGGTCGTCGGCAGGTCGACGAGCCCGGTCGCGATCGCGAACTGATCCCCGGACCCGGCCGTGGGCCGGGGCGGTGGAGGCCATCGTCCCGGTCCATGGAGCGACCGACATCGTCTCCGCCGTCGGCGGAGACCTGGCTGGCCGAGTACCGCGAGCGGCTCGACGAGATCCGGGTACGGGTCGAGCAGGCCCGGGACCGGGCGACGGCGGTGACCGCGACCGCGCAGACCCGGGACGGCGCGGTCGCCGTCACCGTCGACGCGTCCGGCGCCGTCACCGACCTGCGGTTCGGGGTACGGGCCGACGACCTTCCCCGTGCGCGGCTGGCCGGGACCGTCCTGCGGCTGTGCCGCGAGGCCGCGGCCGACGCCCGATCCCAGGTCGAGAAGATCATGGAGCCGTTGACGTCCGGCGGCAGCCGGTGACGGCCGCGGACGGCGGCTTCCGCGCCGATCCCGCCGGGATGGCGGCCGTCGCGGCCCGGCTCGACGACGTCGCCACGGCCGTCGACGCGGCGCGGCCGACCGCCGGCCAGGTCTCCGGGGACGCGTTCGGGCTGGTCGGCGGCCTGTTCGCCGGGGCGGCGACGTCGGCGGTGCACACCGGGGCCGAGGCCGTGTCCGCGCTCGCGGCGTCCCTGCGCCGGACCGCGGGGGAGCTGCGGCACGCGGCGCGCGACTACGAGCTGGCCGACGCCGGCGCGGCCCTGGCCTTCGCCGGGGTCGGGGTCCCGGCGGTCCCGGCCGGTGAGCGGTGACCGCGCCGTCCGCTCCCCCCGCCCCGGAGGGCGACGCCGGCGAGAGCGCGGACGCCTGGTTCGAGGGCAGCGGGATCGTCTCGTCGTACCGGGACGTGGGCACGGCCGTCGACGAGCAGGACGCCGCGGGCGTCGCCTGGGCCGCGGCCGCCGCCGGCCTGGGCACACTGGGGTTCGTCGCCGACCCGTTCGGGTCCCTGACCTCGGCGTTCGCCGGCTGGGCCATCGAGCACCTGTGGTTCCTCCGCGAACCGCTGGACGCCCTCGCCGGTGACCCGCAGGAGGTCGGCGACCTCGCGGCGGGCTGGCAGCGCCTGTCCCACGTGCTGACGGCTCAGGGCACGGCGGCGCGGACGGCGGTGGAGGAGGCGGGCCGCGCGTGGGAGGGCGCGGCGGCCGCCGGGTTCGCCGGCACCACCACGGCCGTCGCCGCCGGAGCCGACCGGATCTCCGAGCAGGCACGGGCGACGGCCGAGCTGGTCCTGCACACGGGAGCGATGGTCGGTGCGGAGCGCGCCCTGATCCGCGACGCCGTCGCGGACTTCCTGGCGGGCCTGGCCACGTCGGGGGTGCTCACGGCGATCAGCGGCGGGGCCGCCGCACCGGTCACCGTCACGAACGCGCTGCTCGACGCCGTGCAGCTGGGCCGGCGGCTGGGCGACCGCGTGCAGACGCTGGTCGACGCGCTCCGGGAGTCCGCCGAGCTCGCGGGGCGGGCCGAGACGGCGTTGCACGCCGCGATCGGCAGGCCGGACCGCGCGGTCGAGCACGGCAAACAGGAGGCCGCGGCCCGCGCCTCCGCCGCCGGAGGCGACGACCCGGCACCGGAGTGAGAGCACCTCGTACCCGGAAAGGTGCACGTCCGGGTCGTGGCGCTACCACGTCGCCACGCCGATCGGGACTACGCTCCGCGGCATGTCGGTCTGGTTCGTCATCGCCCTCGTCGCGGTCGTCGTCGGCGTCGGTCTGCTGGTCTTCGACCGCTTCCGCGGGGGCGCGACCCGCGACCGGAAGCGCTGGGCCTCGCTGCGCGAGTGGGAGTACCTCGACTCCGATCCCGTCCTGCCCAGCCGCTGGCGCTACGGGACCATCCACCAGGGTGGCCCCGGCGTGGCCCGCAGCCTGGTCACCGGGGACGTCCCGACGCCGGACGGCCCGCGCCGCGCCTACGCGTTCGACCACGAGCAGGCCGGACGGGTCAGCTCGGTGCTCTGCGCGGTCCAGGTGCAGGAGTCGCTGCCGGCCGCCGTCGAGCTCCGGCTGCCGTCGGCCCCGTTGCCCGACGACGCCGGGCTGGACCTCCTGGAGCCCGTCGGCGAGCGCTACGCCTTCGTCAGCGACGCCGACGCCGTCCGCCCGCTGCTGACGCCGCGACTGGCCGACGCGAGCGACGCGGTCGGCGAGGACGTCGAGCTGCTCTGGGCGGAGGACTCCTGGGTGCTGGCCGCCGCCCCGGTCGGCATCTCCGCCGACCGGATGCAGGACCTGCTCGCCGATCTCGCCGAGGTCGCCACCGCCCTGGAGGAGGGCCTCCACGTCCGGGGTCCCGCTGTCGAGTCCTGACCAGCGGACATCGCGCTGCGTTGATCAACAGACACGACACGTGACCACCCGATCGCGCTAGCCCGATCGGGGGTGGATACCCTGTTCGAGTGGCTGTGGCACTCATCACCGGCGGTGGCTCCGGGCTCGGCGCGGTTCTGGCCGAGCGGCTCGCCTCCCGCGGACATGACCTCCTCCTCGTCTCCCGGGACGCCGCGCGGGCGCACATCGCGGCCCGGTCGCTCGCCGGCCGGTACGGCGTCCGCGCCGACGTCCTGGTGACCGACCTGGCGACCCGGCGCGGCCTGTTCCGCCTGGAGGCGCTGCTCACCGGGCCCGAGGCCCCCGCGGTGGACGTGCTCGTCCACGACGCGGCGTCCGAGGTGACCGTGGCCGCGGGCGGTGTCCCCTCCGTGGACGACCGGCAGGCGCTCGTCGACCTCGGGGTGACGGCCACGATGCGCCTCACCCACGCCGCGCTGCCCGGGATGCTGCGCCGCGGCACCGGCACGGTCCTCGCGGTCGGGCCGGCACCGGCCCCCGGCGACACCGGTGGCGAGCCGGGCACGGTGTGGGCCACGGCCTTCACCGCCTCGCTGGCCGCGACGCTGGACGGCAGCGGGGTGCGCGCCGCCGTCGTGCGCGCCGACGACCGTCCGGAGCGGGCGCTCGCCGTGCTCGACGCCGAGGACCCGGCCGCCGCGCCGGATCGTCCGTCGGTGCTGCGGGACCTGCCGCGCCGCGCGGTCGGCGCGGGGGTGCGTGCCGCCCGCCGCGGCGCCGAGCTCC
Proteins encoded in this window:
- a CDS encoding type VII secretion target; the protein is MTAADGGFRADPAGMAAVAARLDDVATAVDAARPTAGQVSGDAFGLVGGLFAGAATSAVHTGAEAVSALAASLRRTAGELRHAARDYELADAGAALAFAGVGVPAVPAGER
- a CDS encoding SDR family oxidoreductase — its product is MAVALITGGGSGLGAVLAERLASRGHDLLLVSRDAARAHIAARSLAGRYGVRADVLVTDLATRRGLFRLEALLTGPEAPAVDVLVHDAASEVTVAAGGVPSVDDRQALVDLGVTATMRLTHAALPGMLRRGTGTVLAVGPAPAPGDTGGEPGTVWATAFTASLAATLDGSGVRAAVVRADDRPERALAVLDAEDPAAAPDRPSVLRDLPRRAVGAGVRAARRGAELLSDATREPLMPAAAAPRAGSGPSVPRRDVAAPGCGHAPEELLAGAGAPAAPVRAPSRLPDLPARPGAGRSTAAASGCGRSTHFVAGSLRTAEQRSRATAAARDRARTRHVSPHGSAVVSGA
- a CDS encoding YbaB/EbfC family nucleoid-associated protein, coding for MERPTSSPPSAETWLAEYRERLDEIRVRVEQARDRATAVTATAQTRDGAVAVTVDASGAVTDLRFGVRADDLPRARLAGTVLRLCREAAADARSQVEKIMEPLTSGGSR